A single genomic interval of Electrophorus electricus isolate fEleEle1 chromosome 4, fEleEle1.pri, whole genome shotgun sequence harbors:
- the znf296 gene encoding zinc finger protein 296 isoform X2, producing the protein MTPVSAPSPDLTADPADGGSDLLTCGQCGQAFPLAHILTFIQHKQGGCGNARTALLSHAPPSPANHVVKRGPGTQVEAGYMALSRMTDRQWEEEPGGKAEASRAGEPSSFTCQTCECVLPSAWALLQHAQHIHSMSLYQVEANTSPELSKPPAMMDPRHLGATLASAFHSKRLPRPHQPQSSAPLPGGRDLQGLNFSLCLQRLAEVSCGNGGVVPSPSPSPPAASPFPHSAPPLLGAFSCETCGQSFQSLRSLSAHRRTHACERPYHCGLCELTFAQSGELARHMRSHRRAAVQGAPDLAASVADEDAKAQTRLPQQGHPNSGCTASTGHQGSDLELGKHSVGASLILLSSQSGTAGRSLLRYYQPQGEADEAGQGEQQQPSPYGSPSEGSLESGETGGSGESGIASGSCTPKRPERDERPRADWEAERDAEGAEPTHDWPQEEDRRQAPGAPRRKREEACEFCGKRFRNSSNLTVHRRSHTGERPYRCGLCSYACAQSSKLTRHMKTHGARGSRAPFQCHLCSVPFTVYATLEKHLKKVHSVNNTTPAAGTYSLQAGPLAYTSVAVKMEDEPSDEHSAAMIRTPAADACVEMADELKEEDSEIRVSADGSPAPDDCGEGVELRLTPSTA; encoded by the exons ATGACGCCCGTCTCCGCCCCCTCTCCTGACCTTACAGCTGACCCGGCGGATGGTGGCAGTGACCTGCTGACGTGTGGGCAGTGTGGCCAGGCTTTCCCCCTGGCCCACATCCTGACCTTCATCCAGCACAAACAGGGAGGATGCGGCAACGCCAGGACTGCCTTGCTGAGCCACGCCCCTCCATCTCCAGCCAATCACGTGGTCAAGCGGGGCCCGGGCACACAGGTGGAGGCAGGCTACATGGCGCTCAGTAGGATGACGGACAGGCAGTGGGAGGAAGAGCCAGGTGGGAAGGCGGAGGCTAGTCGAGCAG GTGAGCCGTCCAGTTTCACCTGCCaaacatgtgagtgtgtgctgccCAGCGCGTGGGCTCTTCTGCAACATGCCCAGCACATCCACTCCATGAGCCTCTACCAAGTGGAGGCCAACACTTCCCCTGAACTATCCAAACCACCGGCCATGATGGATCCTCGCCACCTGGGTGCCACACTTGCCTCTGCCTTCCACTCAAAACGCTTGCCCCGCCCCCATCAGCCACAGAGCTCCGCCCCTTTGCCAGGTGGGCGGGACCTGCAGGGCCTAAACTTTTCACTTTGCCTACAGCGGCTGGCAGAGGTGAGTTGCGGGAATGGCGGGGTTGTACCCTCGCCCTCGCCTTCTCCGCCAGCTGCCTCTCCCTTCCCGCACTCAGCCCCACCCCTCTTGGGTGCGTTCTCCTGTGAGACGTGTGGCCAGAGCTTCCAGTCTCTCCGGAGCCTGTCAGCCCACCGACGCACACATGCCTGCGAGAGGCCCTACCACTGTGGCCTGTGCGAGCTCACCTTCGCCCAGAGTGGGGAGCTGGCACGTCACATGAGGAGTCACCGACGGGCTGCAGTGCAGGGTGCACCCGACCTCGCGGCCTCCGTTGCCGATGAGGACGCCAAAGCCCAGACTCGGCTGCCTCAACAGGGGCACCCAAACAGCGGTTGCACTGCCAGCACCGGCCACCAGGGCAGCGACCTGGAGCTCGGCAAGCACTCAGTTGGTGCAAGCCTGATCCTGCTGTCCTCACAATCGGGGACGGCAGGCCGCAGTCTGCTTCGCTACTACCAGCCCCAGGGAGAGGCAGACGAGGCGGGGCAGGGTGAGCAGCAGCAGCCTTCCCCCTACGGCAGCCCGTCAGAGGGCTCCCTAGAGAGCGGCGAGACGGGAGGCAGCGGCGAGAGTGGCATTGCCAGTGGGAGCTGCACACCCAAGCGGCCCGAGCGGGACGAGCGACCTCGCGCCGACTGGGAGGCGGAGCGCGACGCAGAGGGTGCTGAGCCCACCCATGACTGGCCACAGGAAGAGGATAGGCGGCAGGCACCTGGCGCCCCCCGCAGGAAGCGTGAGGAAGCGTGCGAGTTCTGCGGCAAGAGGTTCCGCAACAGCAGCAACCTGACGGTGCACCGCCGGAGCCACACGGGCGAGAGGCCATACCGCTGCGGCCTGTGTAGCTACGCCTGCGCCCAGAGCAGCAAGCTGACGCGGCATATGAAGACGCACGGCGCCCGTGGCAGCCGGGCCCCCTTCCAGTGCCACCTGTGCTCCGTACCCTTCACTGTCTACGCCACACTGGAGAAGCACCTGAAGAAGGTGCACAGTGTCAACAACACCACCCCTGCCGCCGGGACCTACAGCCTGCAGGCCGGCCCGCTCGCCTACACAAGCGTTGCAGTCAAGATGGAAGATGAACCCAGCGACGAGCACTCTGCTGCCATGATCCGCACACCCGCCGCCGACGCCTGCGTGGAAATGGCCGATGAGCTGAAGGAGGAAGACTCCGAGATCAGGGTCAGCGCCGATGGCTCACCCGCCCCTGACGACTGTGGTGAAGGGGTGGAGCTTCGGCTCACTCCGAGCACTGCCTGA
- the znf296 gene encoding zinc finger protein 296 isoform X1 has product MSRRKLGSRPQHLSVIQDAPESGMTPVSAPSPDLTADPADGGSDLLTCGQCGQAFPLAHILTFIQHKQGGCGNARTALLSHAPPSPANHVVKRGPGTQVEAGYMALSRMTDRQWEEEPGGKAEASRAGEPSSFTCQTCECVLPSAWALLQHAQHIHSMSLYQVEANTSPELSKPPAMMDPRHLGATLASAFHSKRLPRPHQPQSSAPLPGGRDLQGLNFSLCLQRLAEVSCGNGGVVPSPSPSPPAASPFPHSAPPLLGAFSCETCGQSFQSLRSLSAHRRTHACERPYHCGLCELTFAQSGELARHMRSHRRAAVQGAPDLAASVADEDAKAQTRLPQQGHPNSGCTASTGHQGSDLELGKHSVGASLILLSSQSGTAGRSLLRYYQPQGEADEAGQGEQQQPSPYGSPSEGSLESGETGGSGESGIASGSCTPKRPERDERPRADWEAERDAEGAEPTHDWPQEEDRRQAPGAPRRKREEACEFCGKRFRNSSNLTVHRRSHTGERPYRCGLCSYACAQSSKLTRHMKTHGARGSRAPFQCHLCSVPFTVYATLEKHLKKVHSVNNTTPAAGTYSLQAGPLAYTSVAVKMEDEPSDEHSAAMIRTPAADACVEMADELKEEDSEIRVSADGSPAPDDCGEGVELRLTPSTA; this is encoded by the exons ATGTCCAGGCGCAAACTCGGAAGCCGACCGCAACACCTGAGCGTAATTCAAG ATGCCCCAGAGAGTGGTATGACGCCCGTCTCCGCCCCCTCTCCTGACCTTACAGCTGACCCGGCGGATGGTGGCAGTGACCTGCTGACGTGTGGGCAGTGTGGCCAGGCTTTCCCCCTGGCCCACATCCTGACCTTCATCCAGCACAAACAGGGAGGATGCGGCAACGCCAGGACTGCCTTGCTGAGCCACGCCCCTCCATCTCCAGCCAATCACGTGGTCAAGCGGGGCCCGGGCACACAGGTGGAGGCAGGCTACATGGCGCTCAGTAGGATGACGGACAGGCAGTGGGAGGAAGAGCCAGGTGGGAAGGCGGAGGCTAGTCGAGCAG GTGAGCCGTCCAGTTTCACCTGCCaaacatgtgagtgtgtgctgccCAGCGCGTGGGCTCTTCTGCAACATGCCCAGCACATCCACTCCATGAGCCTCTACCAAGTGGAGGCCAACACTTCCCCTGAACTATCCAAACCACCGGCCATGATGGATCCTCGCCACCTGGGTGCCACACTTGCCTCTGCCTTCCACTCAAAACGCTTGCCCCGCCCCCATCAGCCACAGAGCTCCGCCCCTTTGCCAGGTGGGCGGGACCTGCAGGGCCTAAACTTTTCACTTTGCCTACAGCGGCTGGCAGAGGTGAGTTGCGGGAATGGCGGGGTTGTACCCTCGCCCTCGCCTTCTCCGCCAGCTGCCTCTCCCTTCCCGCACTCAGCCCCACCCCTCTTGGGTGCGTTCTCCTGTGAGACGTGTGGCCAGAGCTTCCAGTCTCTCCGGAGCCTGTCAGCCCACCGACGCACACATGCCTGCGAGAGGCCCTACCACTGTGGCCTGTGCGAGCTCACCTTCGCCCAGAGTGGGGAGCTGGCACGTCACATGAGGAGTCACCGACGGGCTGCAGTGCAGGGTGCACCCGACCTCGCGGCCTCCGTTGCCGATGAGGACGCCAAAGCCCAGACTCGGCTGCCTCAACAGGGGCACCCAAACAGCGGTTGCACTGCCAGCACCGGCCACCAGGGCAGCGACCTGGAGCTCGGCAAGCACTCAGTTGGTGCAAGCCTGATCCTGCTGTCCTCACAATCGGGGACGGCAGGCCGCAGTCTGCTTCGCTACTACCAGCCCCAGGGAGAGGCAGACGAGGCGGGGCAGGGTGAGCAGCAGCAGCCTTCCCCCTACGGCAGCCCGTCAGAGGGCTCCCTAGAGAGCGGCGAGACGGGAGGCAGCGGCGAGAGTGGCATTGCCAGTGGGAGCTGCACACCCAAGCGGCCCGAGCGGGACGAGCGACCTCGCGCCGACTGGGAGGCGGAGCGCGACGCAGAGGGTGCTGAGCCCACCCATGACTGGCCACAGGAAGAGGATAGGCGGCAGGCACCTGGCGCCCCCCGCAGGAAGCGTGAGGAAGCGTGCGAGTTCTGCGGCAAGAGGTTCCGCAACAGCAGCAACCTGACGGTGCACCGCCGGAGCCACACGGGCGAGAGGCCATACCGCTGCGGCCTGTGTAGCTACGCCTGCGCCCAGAGCAGCAAGCTGACGCGGCATATGAAGACGCACGGCGCCCGTGGCAGCCGGGCCCCCTTCCAGTGCCACCTGTGCTCCGTACCCTTCACTGTCTACGCCACACTGGAGAAGCACCTGAAGAAGGTGCACAGTGTCAACAACACCACCCCTGCCGCCGGGACCTACAGCCTGCAGGCCGGCCCGCTCGCCTACACAAGCGTTGCAGTCAAGATGGAAGATGAACCCAGCGACGAGCACTCTGCTGCCATGATCCGCACACCCGCCGCCGACGCCTGCGTGGAAATGGCCGATGAGCTGAAGGAGGAAGACTCCGAGATCAGGGTCAGCGCCGATGGCTCACCCGCCCCTGACGACTGTGGTGAAGGGGTGGAGCTTCGGCTCACTCCGAGCACTGCCTGA